A stretch of Malus sylvestris chromosome 11, drMalSylv7.2, whole genome shotgun sequence DNA encodes these proteins:
- the LOC126590362 gene encoding putative EG45-like domain containing protein 1 produces the protein MPKNILVVLCIVASFIWASIGTPGIATFYSSYIPSACYGNTPQGILIAAAGDAIWNNGAGCGKFYNVKCTGPRNPVPHPCTNSTVRVKIVDHCPGCQSTLDLSQPAFAKIANPVAGIINIDYC, from the exons ATGCCGAAGAACATTTTAGTTGTGTTATGCATTGTTGCAAGCTTTATCTGGGCATCAATAGGCACACCAGGAATTGCTACTTTCTACTCAAGCTATATTC cCTCAGCATGCTACGGAAATACACCACAAGGCATTTTGATCGCTGCTGCAGGTGATGCCATATGGAACAATGGTGCTGGATGTGGAAAGTTTTATAACGTCAAATGCACTGGACCTCGAAATCCAGTTCCACATCCATGCACCAACTCGACGGTTAGAGTAAAGATCGTTGATCATTGTCCTGGATGTCAATCCACACTTGACCTCTCTCAACCGGCTTTCGCCAAAATTGCTAACCCGGTGGCAGGAATTATCAACATTGATTACTGCTAA
- the LOC126591247 gene encoding small ubiquitin-related modifier 1, with product MSGVTNQEEDKKPTDQSAHINLKVKGQDGNEVFFRIKRSTQLKKLMNAYCDRQSVEFNSIAFLFDGRRLRAEQTPDELEMEDGDEIDAMLHQTGGSFA from the exons ATGTCAGGCGTCACGAACCAGGAGGAGGACAAGAAGCCCACCGATCAGTCCGCCCACATCAACCTCAAAGTCAAGGGCCAG GATGGGAATGAAGTGTTTTTCAGGATCAAGAGAAGTACCCAACTGAAGAAGCTTATGAACGCTTACTGCGACAGACAGTCGGTGGAATTCAACTCTATTGCATTCCTGTTTGATGGCCGTCGTCTGAGAGCCGAGCAGACCCCTGATGAG TTGGAAATGGAAGATGGGGATGAAATAGATGCAATGCTGCATCAAACTGGAGGTTCTTTTGCCTAA
- the LOC126588698 gene encoding endoglucanase 11-like translates to MKQGIVLQWVSLLSIFALFSLSQTQSFDYGEALSKSLLYFESQRSGRLPHNQRVTWRHHSGLDDGLEQGVDLVGGYYDAGDNVKFGLPMAFTITMLSWGVIEYGKQIEDAGEYNHALEAIKWGTDYFIKAHTHPNVLWAEVGDGSTDHYCWQRPEDMTTSRQAYKVDENHPGSDIAGETAAAMAAAAIVFRKTNPHYSGLLLHHAQQLFEFGDKYRGKYDESIEVVKGHYTSWSGYMDELLWAALWLYKATQNEDYLNYALNNAQSLGGTTWAIKEFSWDVKYAGVQIIASMLLKEERHKQHMQILQQYRSKAEFYMCACLDRNNVANVQRTPGGLLYIRQWNNMQYASNAAFLLTTYSDYLQATHENLTCDKGQVSPQEILSFAKSQVDYILGSNPMAMSYLVGYGPKYPQRVHHRGASIDSYKKNKGFIGCTQGYDSWYGRQGPNPNVLFGALVGGPDGNDGFMDERWNYMQTEACTYNTATLVGVLAKLDRLKKVIVCGLINH, encoded by the exons ATGAAGCAAGGTATTGTCCTCCAATGGGTTTCTCTACTCTCCATTTTCGCTCTCTTTTCCTTGTCTCAGACTCAGTCCTTCGACTACGGCGAAGCTCTCTCCAAGAGTCTCCTCTACTTCGAGTCCCAACGTTCCGGCCGCTTGCCCCACAATCAACGGGTCACCTGGCGTCACCATTCCGGCCTTGACGATGGCCTAGAACAAGGG GTGGACTTGGTGGGAGGGTACTATGATGCAGGTGACAATGTGAAATTTGGTCTGCCAATGGCTTTTACCATAACAATGCTGTCTTGGGGTGTCATTGAGTACGGCAAACAAATAGAGGATGCTGGAGAGTACAATCATGCCTTAGAAGCTATCAAATGGGGGACTGATTATTTCATCAAGGCTCATACTCACCCAAATGTTTTGTGGGCTGAG GTGGGAGATGGATCGACGGATCACTACTGTTGGCAAAGGCCGGAGGACATGACAACATCTCGACAAGCCTACAAGGTCGATGAGAACCACCCCGGGTCAGATATTGCCGGTGAGACTGCGGCGGCAATGGCAGCGGCTGCCATTGTGTTTAGGAAAACCAACCCACATTACTCTGGCCTACTTTTACACCATGCACAACAG TTGTTTGAGTTTGGTGACAAATATAGAGGTAAATATGATGAGAGTATTGAAGTGGTGAAGGGGCACTACACATCTTGGAGTGGTTACATGGATGAGTTGCTCTGGGCAGCATTGTGGTTGTACAAAGCCACACAGAATGAGGATTATTTGAACTATGCTTTGAACAATGCTCAGTCTCTTGGGGGCACCACTTGGGCCATCAAAGAGTTTAGCTGGGATGTTAAGTATGCTGGTGTTCAAATCATTGCTTCAATG TTGCTAAAGGAAGAGAGACACAAGCAACACATGCAAATACTGCAACAGTATCGTTCAAAAGCAGAGTTTTACATGTGTGCTTGCCTCGACAGAAACAACGTAGCCAACGTGCAACGCACCCCAGGAGGCTTGTTGTATATCCGCCAATGGAACAACATGCAATACGCCTCAAACGCAGCGTTTCTACTCACAACATACTCTGATTATCTCCAAGCGACTCATGAGAATCTTACTTGCGACAAAGGACAGGTGAGCCCACAAGAAATCTTATCTTTTGCCAAATCACAGGTTGATTACATTCTGGGGTCCAATCCAATGGCCATGAGCTACTTGGTTGGGTATGGACCAAAATACCCTCAAAGGGTGCACCACAGAGGAGCATCCATTGATTCGTATAAGAAGAACAAGGGTTTCATTGGGTGCACTCAGGGGTACGATAGCTGGTATGGGAGGCAGGGTCCAAACCCTAACGTGCTTTTTGGGGCACTGGTTGGTGGGCCCGATGGGAACGATGGATTCATGGACGAGAGGTGGAATTACATGCAGACTGAGGCATGCACTTACAACACTGCAACATTAGTTGGGGTTCTTGCTAAATTGGATAGATTAAAAAAGGTGATTGTATGTGGCTTAATCAATCATTAA